The following are from one region of the Stanieria sp. NIES-3757 genome:
- a CDS encoding tRNA (guanine-N7-)-methyltransferase, with the protein MPKVRIRQHVNPLSRNFQQPIQLPDWNTIYQNPNLPLHLDIGCARGKFLLQMAQLQPEINFLGIEIRHALVKDANQTKDELGLTNLHYLFGNINTSASLILNSFPTNTLKFITIQFPDPWFKKKHNKRRVVQPELVNILVDYLVEDGRIFLQSDIEEIAIEMRERFGSNSALVQQHQTTWLDDNPLPVSTERELYVLADNLPVYRVLYKKKLTN; encoded by the coding sequence TTGCCTAAAGTTCGTATTCGTCAACACGTTAACCCCCTCAGTCGTAACTTTCAACAACCAATTCAACTTCCAGACTGGAATACAATTTATCAAAATCCCAATCTTCCTCTACATTTAGATATTGGTTGTGCTAGAGGAAAATTTTTGCTACAAATGGCACAACTTCAACCAGAAATAAATTTTTTAGGAATTGAAATTCGTCACGCTTTGGTTAAAGATGCGAATCAAACCAAAGACGAACTAGGTTTAACTAATCTTCATTACCTTTTTGGAAATATTAACACTTCGGCTTCATTAATTCTTAATTCTTTCCCAACTAATACGCTGAAATTTATTACCATTCAATTTCCCGATCCTTGGTTTAAGAAAAAACATAATAAACGTCGAGTTGTTCAACCAGAATTAGTCAATATTTTAGTAGATTATTTGGTTGAAGATGGCAGGATCTTTTTACAATCGGATATTGAAGAAATTGCTATAGAAATGCGCGAGAGATTCGGCTCAAATTCTGCTTTAGTTCAACAACATCAAACAACTTGGTTAGATGATAATCCTTTACCAGTCTCAACCGAAAGAGAATTATATGTGCTAGCAGATAATTTACCTGTATATCGCGTTTTGTATAAAAAAAAATTGACTAACTAA